Genomic DNA from Salinibacter pepae:
CTGCCGGTGAGGGACGCCGCCGTGAGCTTCCCCACGAGCATCAGGAACGACACCAGGAGGCTCGCCGTCATGGCCCGCCGCCGTGCGCGCTCCGCCTCGTCGCGGGGCTCATCGTGTGAGGACTGGGATTCGAACATCACATTGCCCGTACCTGAACGGGCACTCTCAGGTTCATCGTTTCCCTTCTTTTCGCACCGAGACGGGTTCCCACGCTCGTCCCCAGCACCCGCCCCCCGCTATGGCTCACCTCGACCACATCGGCATCGCCGTCGACGACACCGCGGCCGTCGTCGAACGGTTCCGGGAGCTGCTCGGCATTGCCCCCTACAAGACAGAGGCGGTGCGCGACCAGCAGGTGCGGACCCACTTCCTGGATGCCGGCTCGGCCAACCTCGAACTGCTGGAGGCGCTCGCCGACGAGTCTCCGGTTCGGCGCTTTCTGGACCGCCGCGGGGAGGGGCTCCACCACATCGCATTCGAGGTCGACGCCCTGTCGGCCACGATGGCGCGCCTCCAGGAGGCCGGGTTTGAGCTGCTAAGCGAGACGCCCCAGGCCGGGGCGGACGACAAGCAAATTGTGTTTGTGCACCCGAGCCAAACCCACGGGGTCCTGGTGGAGTTTTGTGAATCCACCACACCCGACTGGACGGCCCGAACCGTGCCCCGCCACGACGGGCACCTCGCCGTCTTCGAACGGGGGGCACGGGACCGGCCCTCCCTCCTCGTCCTGCACGGCGCCGCGGGGACGACGCAGCACGACGCGGCCCCCCTCATTCGGCGGTTGGAGTCGTCCTTCCACGTCGTCGGCGTTGACCTGAGCGGACACGGCACGTCGGCCCTGCCTGGGGACGCGCCCCTTTCGCTCGACCTGTTTGCGGAGGACGTACGCACCGTCCTAAACGCGCTCGACCTGCCCTCGGCGCACGTCGTTGGCTTCTCGCTCGGGGGCGGCGCGGCCCTCCGCCTCGCCCAGCTGCACCCCGGGCGGGTCGACCGCCTGGCGGTTTTTCAGACAAACGCCCACTGGACGGACGACCACGCCCGTCGCATGCAGGCGCGGCTCGACCTCGATGGCCTCGCGGACCGGGCCCCGCGCCGCGCAGCGCGCCTCCGGGCCCGCCACGACGCCCCCGACCGCCTCGTGCCGGCCCTCCAGACATTCGTCACCACCCTGCCGGACGCGTCGGACACGCTTGTCCAAACGCTGCCGGACCTCGACGCCCCGACCCTCGTCGCAGGGCTCGACCGGGATCCCCTCTTCGAACTGGCCTCCACCCGGGCCCTCCACGACGCCCTCCCCAACGCGCGACTGGCCGTCCTCCCCGGCGACACCCACAGCCTGTCGCGCGCGCCTGTGAGCCGCCTTGCCTCCCTCCTGGCGAATCATTTCTTGGAGGCATAGGCCGCCCCTCTCATCCCTCCTCCCCGAAGTCGCACCCTCACCATGTCCCTTCCCTCCTACCGCTACCTCGGCGACACCGGCGTGAAGGTGTCCCCCCTCTGCTTGGGCACCATGTCCTTCGGCGGCGCCGCGGACCGCGACACGTCTGCCGCGATGTTTCGGCGCTGCCGCGAGGCCGGGATCAACGTGTTCGACTGCGCCAACGTGTACGAGGACGGCCGCTCCGAGGAGATCCTGGGCGACCTCGTGGCCGACTGCCGGGACGAGGTCGTCCTCACGACCAAGGCCTACTTTCCGACCGCGGAGGACCCCAATGCCCGCGGGGCAAGCCGGTACCATCTCGTCCGTGCGGTGGAGAACAGCCTGCGGCGGCTCGGCACGGATCGGATCGACGTGTTCTTCGTGCACCGTTTCGACGAGCAGACGCGTCTCGACGAGACCCTCCGCGCCCTCGAGACGCTAGTGCAGCAGGGCAAGGTGCTCTACCTCGGCGCCTCGAATTTCGCCGCCTGGCAGGTGATGAAGGCGCTCGGGCGGCAGCGCGCCGAAGGCTGGACGCCCTTCCACGTCCTCCAGCCGATGTACAACCTCACGAAACGCCAGGCGGAGGTGGAACTCTTGCCGATGGCCCGGAGCGAGGGCCTCGGCGTGCTGTCGTACAGCCCGCTCGGCGGGGGCCTGCTGACCGGCAAGTACGGGGTCGACCAGCGCCCCGACGACGGGCGGCTGGTCGACAACCCGATGTACCAGACCCGATACGGGGCCGACGTGCACTACCAGGTGGCGGAACGGTTTACGACCTTCGCCGCGGAGCAGGGCTACGACCCCGTCTCGCTAGCCGTCGCCTGGGTGGCGCACCATCCCGCGATTACGGCGCCCATCATCGGTGCCCGCACCCTGGCCCAGCTGGAGGGCTCGCTTGGCGCGCTCGACATTGACATGACCGATGACCTGCGGGCCGAAATCAGCGCCCTCGCCCCCACCCCACCGCCGGCCACCGACCGCGTCGAGGAGCGCTCAGAGCACACCTACGGCGACCGCTAACCCAGATCCTCCTACGATGAGCTATTACGTTCCCCAGAAAGACGCGTGGACGGAGACCTCGTCTCTGCCCAACCCTCCATACCTCGCCGTGGACGCGGAGGCCGCGGCCCTGGACTTCGTGGGCGGCCCCGATGCGTCCGTTGAGGTCACGGGCGCCCCCGTCGACCCCGCGGCCGATACCGTCCACACGGTGGCGACGGTGGACCCGTCTCTTCGGAAGGGCTCCCCGCTTGGTGCCCTCTACGTGCGGGACACCGATCTCGACGTGGAGGACCGACGCTCCCCGGACGCCCCCCCGGCCCATGCGGACGCCCTAGACCAACTGCGGTCGGCGCTCGACGAGATCATGATTCCCGTGTACATCGACGATGCAATCGAGGAACTCGGAGAGCCCCTCGACGGACTCCTCGTGCTCCACACCGTGCAGCACGAGGACGGGCGCGACGCCCCACCCACCTATTTTCGAGCAGCGATCTTCGAAGACGGGAATCTCGTCCTGGAGACCGAGCACGGGGCCCTTTGACACCCGGGATTCATTGCTCTCTCCGCCGCTCAGGTGCAACCCAGGAGGGCACCGATCGTCCCGACCGTCGAGTCCCTGCGTTTGCGGAGCACGCGGCCCTCGACATGAACGATTCCATTCTCGGCGTCCAGGTTCGTCTGTCGGACGGTCGCGTCGCCAATCCGCACCTGCTCCCCCTCGGCTTGGATGCGGGAGCTCCTTCCGCCCATCGACGATCGGGACGAACGGTCCGCGACGTTCTAGGCCCCCGGCCCCCTGGACAACGTGGTTGTTGAGGGGGCCTGGAGGCGTGTCCTGGTTTCCGGCTTCACGCAGGCCCCCGGCGGTGGAGCCCCCTACGGACCTTCGGGAGCCCCGCACCTGTGTTTGTGGGCACGCCCCTAGCGACAAGAGGTCGTAACCGTCAGTGGAGCGGCGGAACGCAGCGACGCCCAGCGTCTTAACCGTTTCGAAGACAGGACTTTGTTCCGTCCCTCGTCAATTCCAAAACTCTCATCATGGCCTTCTCATCCCGCTCCCTCTGGCTGATCGGGGGACTGTTTCTGCTCACGCTCATTGGTGGATTTTACCTCTCGGCCCCGGCGTCCGACGTGGAGAGTTCTTCGGCCTCGGCCGCCCCGGCGATCTCGCCGGTCGTGGCGGACACCGCGACCTTTGCCGGGGGGTGCTTCTGGTGCATGGAGCCGCCCTACGACAAGATCGACGGCGTCGCGTCCACCACCTCCGGGTTTGCGGGCGGCGAGATGGTCGATCCCTCCTACCAGCAGGTGGCCAGCGGCGCCACGGAGCACACCGAGGTGGTGCAGGTGGTCTACGACTCCACGGCGGTCTCGTACGACCGGCTGCTGCGGGTCTACTGGCACAATGTCGACCCGTTCGACGGCACCGGACAGTTCTGCGACCGCGGGTCCCAGTACCGCCCCGCCATCTTTGCCCACGACGCCCAGCAGCAGCGAAGCGCCGAGCGGTCGAAGGACACCGTTGCGGCCCGGTTCGACCGGGACATTGCCGTCCAGGTGCAGTCGCTGGATGCCTTCTACGCCGCGGAGCAGTACCACCAGAACTACTACCAGAAAAACCCCGCGGACTACAAGCGCTACCGGCAGGGCTGTGGGCGCGACGCGCGGCTCCGGGAGGTCTGGGGCGAGGCGGCCCTGTCGGACGCACCGCTCGACGGAACGACCTGATCTCTCACTCCCCTTCATTTCACGAGTAGAGAAGGACTCGGAGGCGTACTGGCCGTGTGCAGTCGGGGAATTCCGTTCGTCGGTGCCAGGTCGGCCTGTACTGATGAACGCTGCGGCATGCCTCGGTTCTCGCCTACCGCCACTCTCAGCCTTGTTTTTCCCCGCTAAAATCAAATCGCTTCCTTTTTCTCCTTCCCGGACCATCTCTGTTTGGCGTCGGTCCCGGGGACGGCCGGCCAACCTTCCCGGACGGGTGGTGCCGGGCGGCCCGCCAGAGGGGCGAACCACCCGCAGCATTGGGGCGATCAGGAGGACTCGTTGTCCCACTGAAAGTTCTACTCAACCACCGGATGGGAGGGGGGGCGCCCGTTTCAGTCCGACGCCGAATCAGTGCGGTCCCCTGATACCGCAGAGGAAGACGTTGCGTCCGCCGACTGTCGTTTGTAGTATCAGGGGCGGAGCCGCATCCTCCGTGCGTTTTGTCGCAACGATACCGCCTCCATGTCTTCCGATCCCGCCCCCACCGACGACGCCCCTCCGAGCTGGTCCGACCGCTGGCTGAACCGCATCGAGCGCACCGGCAACGCCCTCCCCGACCCGGTCACGCTCTTCTTCATCTTCATCGCGGTCGTGATGGTGGCGTCGTGGATCACGCACACCGCCGACGTGAGCGTGGTGCACCCGGGCACCGACGAGACGATCACCGCCGACAACCTCTTCTCCGACGAAAACATCCGCCGCCTCTTCACGGACATGGCGGAGACGTTCGCCGACTTTCCGCCGCTGGGCCTGGTGCTGGTGGTGATGCTCGGCATCGGGGTGGCGGACAAGACCGGGCTCATCAGCGCGGCGCTCAAGTCGTTCGTCGCCAGCGTGCCGAACGCACTGCTGACGGCGGCGCTCGTCTTTGCCGGCATCATGTCGAGCCTCGCGGTCGACGCCGGGTACGTCGTCGTCATTCCGCTGGGGGCCGTGCTCTTCTACGGCGTGGGGCGCCATCCCCTCGCCGGCCTCGGGGCCGCGTTTGCGGGGGTGTCGGCGGGCTTTAGTGCCAACCTGCTGCTCACCTCCCTCGATCCCCTGCTGGCCAGCTTCACCGAGCCGGCCGCCCAGCTCATCGCGGAGGACTACAGCGTGCCGGTGACGGGCAACTGGTACCTCATGATTGGCCTCACCCCCGTCTTCGTGGTCCTCGGCGCGTACATAACCGATAACATTGTGGAACCCTACCTCGGCGACTACGAGCCGCCGGAGGACTTCGACACCGAGGGGACCGAGTCGGGCGAGCTGACCGACGAGGAGCGGCGCGGGCTGCGCTGGGCCGGGGGCGTCACCGTCGCGTCCATCCTCGGGGTCGTCCTGCTCGCCGTGCCGGAGGGCGCGCCGCTGGCCGAGTTCGAGGCGCTGATCGAGAGCATCGTCGCCCTCATGGTGTTTCTGTTTTTCCTGCCCGGCCTCACCTACGGCATCGTGGTGGGCGAGATCGAGGACGACTCCGACGTGGCCGACATGATGGCCGACTCCATGGCCGACATGGGCGCGTACATCGTTCTGGCCTTCGCCGCGGCCCACTTCATCGCCATGTTCGAGTGGTCCAACCTCGGCTCCATCATCGCCATCAGCGGCGCCGACGCCCTGCAGAGCATCGGCTTTACGGGGCTGCCGCTCCTGTTTTCGTTCATCTTTGTGTCGGCGCTCATCAACCTGTTCGTGGGCAGCGCCTCCGCAAAGTGGGCCATCATGGCGCCTGTCTTCGTGCCGATGCTCATGCTGGCGGGCGATCCCGGCTACTCCCCCGAAACGGTCCAGGCGGCCTACCGCATCGGGGATTCGTTCACGAACATTCTCACCCCGCTCCTCCCCTACTTCCCTCTCGTCATCATCTTCGCCCAGCGGTACGACGAGGACGCCGGGATCGGGAGCATCATCGCCCTCATGCTCCCCTACTCCGTCGGCTTCGGAGTCGTGAGCACGATCGTCTTCCTCCTGTGGGTGCTGCTGGGCGTGCCGCTCGGGCCCGGCGCGGAGCTCTACTACGTGGGGTAGCGAGACGCGCCGTCGTCAGTCCCGTCGGTGGTCGAGAATCGTGAGCAGCTCCGTCGGGGTGTGTACCGACAGTGAGGCGGCGCTGAAGTCCGCCGTGTTGCGGGTTACGATACCGTCCGCGCCTGCCATCCGGGCCGCGCCGTGGAGGACCGCGTCCTCGTAGTCGGCGAATTCGGACTCGGCCGCCTGGGCCAGAACCCGACGATTCACCGCCGCGACGTCGAAGAGACGAAGAAGCGCCTCCACCTTTTCGTGGGCAACCGTGTTTCCGCGATCGCTGGCGAGAAGATAGTAGATCGTTGTGACGGTAGTCGCCCCCAGCATGCCCTCTATATCCCCGCGAGCATTCGCATCAAAAAGGTGCGCGGCGGCCTCGACGAACG
This window encodes:
- a CDS encoding aldo/keto reductase; translation: MSLPSYRYLGDTGVKVSPLCLGTMSFGGAADRDTSAAMFRRCREAGINVFDCANVYEDGRSEEILGDLVADCRDEVVLTTKAYFPTAEDPNARGASRYHLVRAVENSLRRLGTDRIDVFFVHRFDEQTRLDETLRALETLVQQGKVLYLGASNFAAWQVMKALGRQRAEGWTPFHVLQPMYNLTKRQAEVELLPMARSEGLGVLSYSPLGGGLLTGKYGVDQRPDDGRLVDNPMYQTRYGADVHYQVAERFTTFAAEQGYDPVSLAVAWVAHHPAITAPIIGARTLAQLEGSLGALDIDMTDDLRAEISALAPTPPPATDRVEERSEHTYGDR
- a CDS encoding AbgT family transporter, whose amino-acid sequence is MSSDPAPTDDAPPSWSDRWLNRIERTGNALPDPVTLFFIFIAVVMVASWITHTADVSVVHPGTDETITADNLFSDENIRRLFTDMAETFADFPPLGLVLVVMLGIGVADKTGLISAALKSFVASVPNALLTAALVFAGIMSSLAVDAGYVVVIPLGAVLFYGVGRHPLAGLGAAFAGVSAGFSANLLLTSLDPLLASFTEPAAQLIAEDYSVPVTGNWYLMIGLTPVFVVLGAYITDNIVEPYLGDYEPPEDFDTEGTESGELTDEERRGLRWAGGVTVASILGVVLLAVPEGAPLAEFEALIESIVALMVFLFFLPGLTYGIVVGEIEDDSDVADMMADSMADMGAYIVLAFAAAHFIAMFEWSNLGSIIAISGADALQSIGFTGLPLLFSFIFVSALINLFVGSASAKWAIMAPVFVPMLMLAGDPGYSPETVQAAYRIGDSFTNILTPLLPYFPLVIIFAQRYDEDAGIGSIIALMLPYSVGFGVVSTIVFLLWVLLGVPLGPGAELYYVG
- a CDS encoding PIN domain-containing protein; this encodes MRILFDTNVVLDVFLDRDPFVEAAAHLFDANARGDIEGMLGATTVTTIYYLLASDRGNTVAHEKVEALLRLFDVAAVNRRVLAQAAESEFADYEDAVLHGAARMAGADGIVTRNTADFSAASLSVHTPTELLTILDHRRD
- the mce gene encoding methylmalonyl-CoA epimerase; amino-acid sequence: MAHLDHIGIAVDDTAAVVERFRELLGIAPYKTEAVRDQQVRTHFLDAGSANLELLEALADESPVRRFLDRRGEGLHHIAFEVDALSATMARLQEAGFELLSETPQAGADDKQIVFVHPSQTHGVLVEFCESTTPDWTARTVPRHDGHLAVFERGARDRPSLLVLHGAAGTTQHDAAPLIRRLESSFHVVGVDLSGHGTSALPGDAPLSLDLFAEDVRTVLNALDLPSAHVVGFSLGGGAALRLAQLHPGRVDRLAVFQTNAHWTDDHARRMQARLDLDGLADRAPRRAARLRARHDAPDRLVPALQTFVTTLPDASDTLVQTLPDLDAPTLVAGLDRDPLFELASTRALHDALPNARLAVLPGDTHSLSRAPVSRLASLLANHFLEA
- the msrA gene encoding peptide-methionine (S)-S-oxide reductase MsrA, whose amino-acid sequence is MAFSSRSLWLIGGLFLLTLIGGFYLSAPASDVESSSASAAPAISPVVADTATFAGGCFWCMEPPYDKIDGVASTTSGFAGGEMVDPSYQQVASGATEHTEVVQVVYDSTAVSYDRLLRVYWHNVDPFDGTGQFCDRGSQYRPAIFAHDAQQQRSAERSKDTVAARFDRDIAVQVQSLDAFYAAEQYHQNYYQKNPADYKRYRQGCGRDARLREVWGEAALSDAPLDGTT